One genomic window of Polyangium aurulentum includes the following:
- a CDS encoding SDR family NAD(P)-dependent oxidoreductase, with translation MRRLENKVAVVTGGGGGIGAATAALFVREGARVVVVGRTEDKLRKTVEAIGSENVSHVVADVSKVEDTERYVGEAVSRHGGIDVLVSNAGYEGPYKAMTEHSVEEFDRVMSTNVRGTWLSIKYAFPAMVKRGGGSVVITSSMAGLVGSPTHSAYTSSKHALIGMARALAHDGAPHNIRVNAVCPGVIDNEMMASVHTRLAPGAEAAFQGAISARVPLKRYGTNEEIARFNLFLASDESSYCTGGVYVADGGVTAGFM, from the coding sequence ATGAGGCGATTGGAGAACAAGGTCGCGGTGGTCACCGGCGGCGGCGGCGGGATTGGCGCGGCGACGGCGGCGCTCTTCGTGCGCGAGGGAGCGCGCGTGGTGGTGGTGGGCCGGACCGAGGACAAGCTCCGCAAGACGGTCGAGGCGATCGGCAGCGAGAACGTGAGCCATGTGGTGGCGGACGTGTCGAAGGTGGAGGACACCGAGCGCTACGTGGGGGAGGCGGTATCGCGTCACGGCGGCATCGACGTGCTGGTGAGCAATGCCGGCTACGAGGGGCCGTACAAGGCGATGACCGAGCACTCCGTGGAGGAGTTCGACCGGGTGATGTCGACGAACGTGCGCGGCACGTGGCTATCGATCAAGTACGCATTCCCGGCGATGGTGAAGCGAGGGGGCGGGAGCGTGGTGATCACCTCCTCGATGGCGGGTCTCGTCGGCTCCCCGACGCACTCTGCGTACACGTCCAGCAAGCACGCGCTGATCGGCATGGCGCGGGCGCTGGCGCACGACGGGGCGCCGCACAACATCCGCGTGAACGCGGTCTGCCCGGGCGTGATCGACAACGAGATGATGGCATCGGTGCACACGCGGCTCGCGCCGGGGGCCGAGGCTGCATTCCAGGGGGCGATCTCCGCGCGCGTGCCGCTGAAGCGTTATGGGACGAACGAGGAGATTGCGCGGTTCAACCTGTTCCTCGCGAGCGACGAGAGCAGCTACTGCACCGGCGGGGTGTACGTGGCGGATGGAGGGGTGACGGCGGGGTTCATGTAG
- a CDS encoding tetratricopeptide repeat protein, producing the protein MRIAFKATLLSLALASFALGGCASTHGFDRVEPPRVIVKDEPTSIGLIDVATEYRDSRDFNEVVYRGLQDAIGGRLDVKTFDLRRQPHEVTWDIPDFFDKLKAQFTFSPEKKPKPILTIPPNEPVVPPLLVSVNVPAFNPGNAVLMSVTLWTRAAKEIETSWVVAQMDKTSHRLKVEVNGKEVIVPMGMTGHPYEQTDDGWDARSMGPSEETQRSLFMLRHAFGAVLFPYLSHKRADQIIFVDEPASLEPGIALAKQGKYADAHEAFMKVAAAEPKNHGALNNAAQMKWAMGDPKAAAELMKKANAISSTGLSRQLQEKFERASEERQILDPGAPPPTAAQ; encoded by the coding sequence ATGAGAATTGCTTTCAAAGCGACCCTCCTCTCTCTCGCCCTCGCGTCTTTCGCGCTCGGCGGATGCGCCAGCACGCACGGCTTCGACCGCGTCGAGCCCCCCCGCGTCATCGTGAAGGACGAGCCCACGTCCATCGGGCTCATCGACGTCGCCACCGAGTACCGCGACTCGCGCGACTTCAACGAGGTCGTCTACCGCGGCCTGCAGGACGCGATTGGCGGCCGGCTCGACGTGAAGACGTTCGACCTGCGCAGGCAGCCGCACGAGGTCACCTGGGACATCCCCGACTTCTTCGACAAACTCAAGGCCCAATTCACGTTCAGCCCCGAGAAGAAGCCGAAGCCCATCCTGACGATCCCCCCGAACGAGCCGGTCGTCCCGCCGCTGCTCGTCTCGGTGAACGTGCCCGCCTTCAACCCGGGCAACGCCGTGCTCATGAGCGTGACCCTGTGGACCCGCGCCGCGAAGGAGATCGAGACGAGCTGGGTCGTGGCCCAGATGGATAAGACCAGTCACCGGCTCAAGGTCGAGGTCAACGGCAAGGAGGTCATCGTGCCCATGGGCATGACGGGCCACCCGTACGAGCAGACGGACGACGGCTGGGACGCGCGCTCGATGGGGCCGAGCGAGGAGACGCAGCGCTCGCTGTTCATGCTGCGGCACGCGTTCGGCGCCGTGCTCTTCCCCTATCTTTCGCACAAGCGCGCCGACCAGATCATCTTCGTCGACGAGCCGGCGAGCCTCGAGCCGGGCATCGCCTTGGCCAAGCAGGGCAAGTACGCCGACGCGCACGAGGCCTTCATGAAGGTCGCCGCGGCCGAGCCGAAGAACCACGGCGCGCTGAACAACGCCGCGCAGATGAAGTGGGCCATGGGCGACCCGAAAGCCGCCGCCGAGCTGATGAAGAAGGCCAACGCGATCAGCTCGACCGGGCTGTCGCGCCAGCTCCAGGAGAAGTTCGAGCGCGCCTCGGAGGAGCGCCAGATCCTCGATCCGGGCGCGCCCCCTCCCACCGCCGCGCAGTGA